A genomic region of Chitinimonas arctica contains the following coding sequences:
- a CDS encoding WS/DGAT/MGAT family O-acyltransferase, whose amino-acid sequence MLMNLFGSGRESMSAVDTAWLRMDRPTNLMVITGMMFFEGEIDFERLRVVMEQRLLKHARFKQKVVRTGTNAAWEDDPDFDIANHLHRVALPGKAGKPELETMVNDLISVPMDFSKPVWQFYVVENYQGGSVLVARIHHCIADGIALIQVLLGLTDKEEEPHQKAAPKKSKFLADEREPDDPFMRLYRPVAKMYAGVLKSYGKLLGTSYGLMANPGKLAEYTQTGLGLGQGIARLAAMPADPRTKFKGKLSTVKRIAWSESLPLPEVKHVGKALGCSINDVLLSCVAGALRGYLIERGQQVDGLTIRASVPVNLRPESKLDKLGNYFGLVFLPLPIGVANPIERVYEVKRRMEEIKGGYDAIITLGLLSVVGSLPNMIEQPAIEYFSTKSTAVMTNVPGPREPIYLAGAKVHDLQFWVPQSGEIGMGVSILSYNDRVNFGVMTDKKLVPDPSRIIEGFGAEFEKLVLATLLSVLDCPPDPEMAELHLAVLRMQSAS is encoded by the coding sequence ATGCTGATGAATCTATTCGGTTCCGGCCGCGAGTCCATGTCCGCAGTTGACACGGCCTGGCTGCGCATGGATAGGCCGACCAACCTGATGGTGATCACCGGCATGATGTTTTTCGAAGGCGAGATCGACTTCGAGCGTTTGCGTGTGGTGATGGAGCAACGCTTGCTCAAGCATGCGCGCTTCAAGCAGAAGGTCGTGCGTACCGGCACCAATGCCGCCTGGGAAGACGACCCGGATTTCGATATCGCCAACCATCTGCACCGGGTGGCCTTGCCCGGCAAGGCCGGCAAGCCCGAGCTGGAAACAATGGTGAACGATCTGATATCGGTGCCCATGGATTTTTCCAAGCCGGTCTGGCAGTTCTATGTGGTGGAAAACTATCAAGGCGGCAGCGTATTGGTGGCGCGCATCCATCACTGTATCGCCGATGGTATTGCGCTGATCCAGGTCCTATTGGGTTTGACCGATAAGGAAGAGGAGCCTCACCAAAAGGCCGCGCCCAAGAAGAGTAAGTTCCTGGCCGATGAGCGGGAGCCCGATGATCCCTTCATGCGCTTGTACCGCCCCGTCGCCAAGATGTATGCCGGCGTGCTCAAGAGCTATGGCAAGTTGCTGGGTACCAGCTATGGGCTGATGGCCAACCCCGGCAAGCTGGCCGAATACACCCAGACCGGCCTGGGCCTGGGCCAGGGGATTGCCCGGTTGGCGGCAATGCCGGCCGATCCGCGCACCAAGTTCAAGGGCAAGCTGTCCACCGTCAAGCGCATCGCCTGGTCCGAATCGCTACCCCTGCCGGAGGTTAAGCATGTCGGCAAGGCCCTGGGCTGCTCCATCAACGATGTGCTGCTGTCCTGCGTGGCCGGCGCCCTGCGTGGCTATTTGATCGAGCGGGGCCAGCAGGTGGACGGTTTGACCATTCGCGCCTCGGTGCCGGTCAACCTGCGCCCGGAAAGCAAGCTGGACAAGCTGGGCAATTATTTTGGCCTGGTCTTTCTGCCGCTGCCCATCGGCGTGGCCAACCCGATCGAGCGGGTGTATGAAGTCAAGCGCCGCATGGAGGAGATCAAGGGTGGTTACGATGCCATCATCACCCTGGGCCTGTTGTCCGTGGTCGGCTCCCTGCCCAATATGATCGAACAGCCGGCCATCGAGTATTTCAGTACCAAGTCCACCGCGGTGATGACCAATGTGCCGGGGCCGCGCGAACCCATCTACCTGGCCGGCGCCAAGGTGCACGACCTGCAGTTCTGGGTGCCGCAGTCGGGCGAGATCGGCATGGGCGTGTCCATCCTGTCTTACAACGACAGGGTCAATTTCGGAGTGATGACCGATAAGAAGCTGGTGCCCGATCCATCACGCATCATCGAGGGCTTCGGCGCGGAATTCGAGAAACTGGTGCTGGCTACGCTATTGAGTGTGCTTGATTGCCCACCCGATCCTGAGATGGCCGAGCTGCATCTGGCGGTCTTGCGCATGCAGTCGGCGTCTTAA